One segment of Thermosulfurimonas sp. F29 DNA contains the following:
- a CDS encoding Lon protease family protein: MGERRELRPEELRVTVDPASLGVSSSEDLLSGETPPIMGQERAVAALSLGLKLDDLDFHIYVAGEAEFGAGYLTRVLTEEEARHRPTPSDWCYVYNFEDPDRPLALELPAGKGREFKRDMADFIRTLRERLPEAFEDESYVQKKEALLKEFNQRRAQIFEALENRVKAEGFILNVEPMGMMIIPARPDGTPMTPQDVQGLPEEEKERLKAKSKELQHELNATVRNIQKLEKDLHEALRNLDREVASQVIQFYLRDLRDKYAAFTPVVEYLEAVARDVLEHLDEFRQPHGKEGAHPPFPVPVPPREPVFVRYEVNLFVDNSETRGAPVVFEPNPTYPRLFGAIERKAQFGALLTDFTMLRAGSLHRANGGFLILRALDLLRNPFSYETLKRIIKSRKIFLEDLGEQLGLFTTKTLRPKPIPFRAKVILIGDLFLYHLLYAFDETFRELFKVKAPLEEWVDRTEERTREFLRTVALMVRKKNLLPVSADGLARLVEYSCELAGRKDKLSLKLPEIFDTLREAHFWAQSEGASNITAQHIEKALEERRRRLSLIEDRLHEAIMKDLIRIRTEGEEVGSINGLSVYELGDYRFGRPTRITANVSLGREGVINIEREAELSGKIHTKGVMILSGFLRERFVQDKPLTLSATLCFEQSYGLVEGDSASSAELFALLSALAGVPIKQGIAVTGSVSQKGEIQPVGGVNEKIEGFFRVCAERGLTGEQGVIIPAANVNDLVLKKEVVEAVAEGKFHIWPISRVEEGIEILTGLPAGEPGPDGRYPEGTVFYLVDKRLRELAERARLFGKDAKKENAAE, translated from the coding sequence ATGGGGGAGAGGAGAGAGCTTCGTCCGGAGGAATTGCGGGTCACGGTGGATCCGGCCTCCCTGGGGGTGTCCTCTTCGGAGGACCTTCTTTCCGGAGAGACCCCGCCCATCATGGGGCAGGAGCGGGCGGTGGCCGCCCTTTCTCTGGGCCTCAAGCTCGACGACCTCGACTTTCACATCTATGTGGCCGGCGAGGCCGAATTCGGGGCGGGATACCTCACCCGCGTGCTCACCGAGGAGGAGGCCCGTCACCGTCCCACTCCCTCCGACTGGTGCTATGTCTACAACTTCGAAGATCCGGATCGTCCTCTGGCCCTGGAGCTTCCCGCCGGAAAGGGCCGGGAGTTCAAGAGGGACATGGCCGATTTCATTCGCACCCTTCGGGAGAGGCTTCCCGAGGCCTTCGAGGACGAAAGTTATGTGCAGAAAAAGGAAGCCCTCCTCAAGGAATTCAACCAGCGTCGCGCCCAGATCTTCGAGGCTCTGGAGAACCGGGTTAAGGCCGAGGGGTTCATCCTGAATGTGGAACCCATGGGTATGATGATCATCCCCGCCAGGCCCGACGGCACCCCCATGACTCCTCAGGATGTGCAGGGCCTTCCCGAGGAGGAAAAGGAACGACTAAAGGCCAAAAGCAAGGAACTCCAGCACGAACTGAACGCCACCGTACGCAACATACAGAAACTGGAAAAGGACCTGCACGAGGCCCTGCGCAACCTCGATCGGGAGGTGGCCTCCCAGGTAATCCAGTTTTACCTCAGGGACCTCCGCGACAAGTACGCGGCCTTTACCCCGGTGGTGGAGTACCTGGAGGCCGTGGCCCGGGATGTCCTCGAACACCTGGACGAATTCCGGCAGCCTCACGGAAAGGAAGGAGCGCACCCCCCTTTCCCCGTGCCCGTGCCCCCGCGCGAGCCGGTTTTCGTGCGCTACGAGGTGAACCTCTTCGTGGACAATTCCGAGACCCGGGGGGCTCCTGTGGTTTTCGAACCCAATCCCACCTATCCCCGTCTCTTCGGCGCCATAGAGCGCAAGGCCCAGTTCGGGGCCCTTCTTACGGATTTCACCATGCTTCGGGCCGGAAGCCTCCATAGAGCCAACGGAGGGTTCCTCATCCTGCGGGCCCTCGACCTCCTGCGCAACCCCTTTTCCTACGAGACCCTCAAACGCATCATCAAGAGTCGCAAGATCTTCCTTGAGGATCTGGGGGAACAGCTCGGGCTCTTCACTACCAAAACCCTGCGCCCCAAACCCATTCCCTTTCGGGCCAAGGTCATCCTCATCGGGGACCTCTTTCTTTACCACCTGCTCTACGCCTTTGACGAGACCTTCAGGGAGCTCTTCAAGGTCAAGGCCCCGCTTGAGGAGTGGGTGGATCGCACCGAGGAGCGCACACGGGAGTTTTTGCGCACCGTGGCCCTCATGGTCAGGAAGAAAAACCTCCTTCCGGTTTCGGCGGACGGTTTGGCCCGGCTGGTGGAATATTCCTGTGAACTGGCCGGACGCAAGGACAAGCTCTCCCTGAAACTCCCGGAGATATTCGATACTTTAAGGGAGGCCCACTTCTGGGCTCAAAGCGAGGGGGCTTCGAACATCACCGCTCAGCACATAGAGAAGGCCCTTGAGGAGCGTCGCCGCCGCCTCTCCCTTATCGAGGATCGTCTTCACGAGGCCATCATGAAGGACCTCATCCGGATCCGAACCGAGGGGGAGGAGGTGGGGAGCATAAACGGCCTTTCGGTTTACGAGCTCGGCGACTATCGTTTCGGGCGTCCCACCCGGATCACGGCCAATGTCTCCCTGGGCCGGGAAGGGGTCATCAACATCGAGCGGGAGGCCGAGCTTTCCGGGAAAATCCACACCAAGGGAGTGATGATCCTTTCCGGCTTCCTGCGGGAGCGTTTCGTGCAGGACAAACCCCTTACCCTTTCGGCCACGCTCTGTTTCGAGCAGAGTTACGGTCTGGTGGAGGGGGATTCGGCCTCAAGCGCCGAGCTCTTCGCCCTCCTTTCGGCCCTGGCCGGGGTGCCCATCAAACAGGGCATTGCGGTCACCGGTTCGGTGAGCCAGAAGGGGGAGATCCAGCCGGTGGGGGGCGTGAACGAGAAGATCGAGGGATTTTTCCGGGTCTGTGCCGAAAGGGGGCTCACCGGCGAACAGGGCGTCATCATCCCCGCGGCCAATGTGAACGATCTCGTCCTGAAAAAAGAGGTGGTGGAGGCCGTGGCCGAGGGGAAGTTTCACATCTGGCCCATCTCCCGGGTGGAGGAGGGCATCGAGATCCTTACCGGCCTTCCGGCCGGGGAGCCTGGCCCGGATGGCCGCTACCCGGAGGGCACCGTCTTCTACCTGGTGGACAAACGGCTGCGCGAACTGGCGGAACGGGCCCGCCTCTTCGGTAAGGACGCCAAAAAGGAAAACGCCGCCGAATAA
- a CDS encoding metal ABC transporter solute-binding protein, Zn/Mn family, producing MKRLYRIVICCVILCFPWTHAVQASTTITATIFPLYEIARIIAPGARIHLLIPPGISPHHFEPSFKDFRWLYESDLILGVGTESWLLKNPELAAKSLLLSGGRPVENPHLWLDLDLLSQFAENLARRLAQLEPEKAPLYEQNKSLILRNITSLKRELRTLSECSRKREVIIIGHAALQKFLREAGLREIALAGPHPESEVPPEKLKKILTLVREKHIRVAFLLDPVFRKYALIFKNEADIEILTLNPGLPLFKEDRHLSFFELLHKNIVNLRKGLCR from the coding sequence ATGAAGAGGCTTTACCGGATAGTTATATGCTGCGTGATACTCTGTTTTCCGTGGACCCATGCAGTTCAAGCCTCTACAACGATTACTGCCACCATTTTTCCTCTGTATGAAATTGCCCGGATAATTGCCCCCGGGGCCAGAATACATCTTCTGATCCCCCCCGGTATCTCCCCACACCACTTTGAACCGAGCTTTAAGGACTTTCGATGGTTATATGAAAGTGATCTCATCCTGGGCGTAGGCACGGAGTCCTGGTTGCTTAAAAATCCGGAACTGGCTGCCAAGAGCCTGCTTCTTTCCGGGGGACGCCCCGTTGAAAACCCTCATCTATGGCTGGATCTGGATCTCCTCTCTCAATTCGCGGAGAATCTGGCCCGTAGGCTGGCACAACTTGAACCCGAAAAGGCCCCTCTCTACGAGCAGAACAAGAGCCTCATCCTCCGCAACATTACCTCTTTAAAAAGAGAACTGAGGACGCTTTCCGAATGTTCACGGAAAAGGGAGGTAATCATTATCGGCCACGCGGCGCTGCAAAAATTCCTCCGGGAAGCCGGTCTCAGGGAAATAGCTCTGGCCGGGCCACATCCGGAGAGCGAGGTGCCTCCCGAAAAACTTAAAAAAATCCTGACACTGGTACGAGAAAAACACATTCGGGTAGCGTTTCTTCTGGATCCTGTGTTTCGCAAATATGCCCTTATATTCAAAAATGAAGCCGATATCGAAATCTTAACCCTTAATCCAGGGTTACCCCTTTTCAAGGAAGATCGCCATCTTTCCTTTTTTGAACTTTTACATAAGAACATCGTCAACCTCCGTAAGGGTCTCTGTCGATAA
- the secD gene encoding protein translocase subunit SecD: MPRYLKMKIALVLALTLISAVLILPSFYSGLPPWFKKYVYGARLKLGLDLQGGMHVVLKVDVDKALENALNASVQDLREALGKRGIRVSVKETPQGFVLSFRSATDLARARDLIEREYPELKIVEEKSGAYPRITVALSENRARFIREHAVEQSLEVIRNRVDQFGVTEPVIVRQGKDEIVVQLPGVKDPERALKLIGQTAQLEFKLVDEEAMRRIDFYYNLIDRALKEGRLKPDYTREDLNRVLKPYLPPGDEVYFWVTRDRDTGRIIKRLIILKRRALLTGDMVKTAHVRIGGPYNEPYVSLTLTSRGARIFERVTAENVGRRLAIVLDNVVRSAPVIRERIPGGQAQISGGFTYEEASDLAIVLRAGALPAPVKVIQNITVGPTLGRDSIHRGLVSGILGGVAVLIFMIIYYRFSGFIADVALILNVLFLLAVLSLFRATLTLPGIAGIILTMGMGVDSNVLIFERMREELLLGRPPRAAINAGYDRAFWTIVDAHVTTLITALALFLFGTGPIKGFAVTLSAGIVINLFTAIFATRIVYDALIVKGRTPKINFLQIIGKPNINFMKARRFCFGLSGVLVALGLIAFVQISRGAANLGVDLGGGVLAYYQAEKPFKLDAIRKALSRAGIKGLQLQDVKGQNLLLVRVREKTETVGGTEKLISRVLSEKFPDLHFKLIGKEEIGSAISRELKRKAIIAILISLAGFILYLAIRFKLSFGVAAAVATFHDVLAVLGLFYLMNREISLLLITALLTLAGYSLTDTVVIFDRIRENIRKLGERTPFEEIINRSVNEMLARTIITSLTTLLVILAIFLFGGVVLRDFALALLLGVIVGTYSSVFVASPIVYLWHRGKTPRLGGE, encoded by the coding sequence ATGCCCCGTTATCTCAAGATGAAGATAGCCCTGGTTCTCGCCCTTACCCTGATCTCCGCGGTCCTTATTCTCCCCTCCTTTTATTCGGGGCTTCCACCCTGGTTTAAAAAGTATGTTTACGGAGCCAGGCTCAAGCTGGGGCTGGATCTGCAGGGGGGCATGCATGTGGTGCTCAAGGTGGATGTGGACAAAGCCCTGGAGAACGCCCTTAACGCCTCGGTTCAGGACTTAAGGGAGGCCCTGGGGAAACGGGGAATCCGGGTCTCCGTTAAAGAAACCCCTCAGGGATTCGTGCTTTCCTTTCGGAGCGCCACGGATCTGGCCCGGGCGAGGGACCTCATCGAGAGGGAATATCCGGAACTCAAGATCGTGGAAGAAAAATCCGGGGCCTATCCCCGGATCACGGTGGCTCTTTCCGAAAACAGAGCCCGCTTCATCCGGGAACACGCCGTGGAGCAGAGCCTGGAGGTAATCCGCAACCGGGTGGATCAGTTCGGAGTCACCGAACCGGTCATAGTCCGGCAGGGAAAGGACGAGATCGTAGTTCAGCTTCCGGGGGTTAAGGATCCGGAGAGGGCGCTCAAGCTCATCGGCCAGACCGCCCAGCTGGAATTCAAGCTGGTGGACGAAGAGGCCATGCGCAGGATCGACTTCTATTACAACCTCATCGACAGGGCCCTCAAGGAGGGGCGCTTAAAGCCCGATTATACCCGGGAGGACCTGAATCGGGTTCTAAAGCCCTACCTACCTCCCGGCGACGAGGTGTACTTCTGGGTGACCCGGGATCGGGATACCGGCCGGATCATAAAGCGCCTCATCATCCTCAAACGCCGGGCCCTCCTCACCGGAGACATGGTGAAGACCGCCCATGTGCGCATCGGAGGTCCTTACAACGAACCCTATGTTTCCCTGACCCTTACCTCCCGGGGGGCCCGAATTTTCGAACGGGTGACCGCGGAGAATGTGGGCCGCCGGCTGGCCATAGTGCTCGACAATGTGGTTCGCTCCGCCCCGGTGATCCGGGAACGGATTCCCGGAGGACAGGCCCAGATCTCCGGGGGCTTCACCTACGAGGAGGCCTCGGATCTGGCCATCGTACTCCGGGCCGGAGCGCTTCCGGCTCCGGTCAAGGTGATCCAGAACATCACCGTGGGCCCCACCCTGGGACGGGATTCCATCCATCGGGGGCTCGTCTCGGGCATCCTGGGTGGAGTGGCGGTCCTGATCTTCATGATCATTTATTACCGGTTTTCCGGTTTCATAGCCGATGTGGCCCTCATCCTCAATGTGCTCTTCCTGCTCGCGGTCCTGAGTCTCTTCCGGGCCACCCTCACCCTCCCGGGCATCGCCGGTATCATCCTGACCATGGGCATGGGCGTGGACTCCAATGTGCTCATCTTCGAGAGGATGCGCGAGGAGCTCCTCCTGGGCCGTCCTCCCCGGGCGGCCATCAACGCCGGCTACGACCGGGCCTTCTGGACCATCGTGGACGCCCATGTCACCACCCTGATCACCGCTCTGGCCCTGTTCCTGTTCGGCACCGGTCCCATCAAGGGCTTTGCGGTAACCCTCTCGGCCGGAATCGTGATCAACCTCTTCACGGCCATCTTCGCCACCCGGATCGTCTACGACGCCCTCATCGTGAAGGGACGCACCCCGAAGATCAATTTTCTCCAGATCATCGGGAAGCCCAATATCAATTTCATGAAAGCCCGGCGTTTCTGTTTCGGTCTCTCCGGGGTTCTGGTTGCCCTGGGCCTTATAGCCTTCGTGCAGATCTCCCGTGGAGCGGCCAACCTGGGAGTGGATCTCGGCGGAGGGGTGCTGGCCTACTACCAGGCGGAAAAACCCTTCAAGCTCGACGCCATACGCAAGGCCCTTTCCCGGGCCGGAATAAAGGGACTACAGCTTCAGGATGTTAAGGGACAGAATCTGCTGCTCGTGCGGGTAAGGGAAAAGACCGAGACCGTGGGAGGCACGGAAAAGCTCATTTCCAGGGTGCTTTCGGAGAAGTTTCCGGATCTTCACTTTAAACTCATCGGAAAGGAGGAGATCGGTTCGGCCATAAGCCGGGAACTGAAACGCAAGGCCATCATCGCCATTCTGATCTCCCTGGCCGGCTTCATTCTCTACCTGGCCATTCGCTTCAAGCTCAGTTTCGGAGTGGCGGCGGCGGTGGCCACCTTCCACGATGTGCTGGCAGTGCTGGGGCTCTTCTACCTCATGAACCGGGAAATCTCCCTCCTTTTGATAACCGCCCTGCTAACCCTTGCGGGATACTCCCTCACCGACACCGTGGTCATCTTCGACCGGATTCGGGAAAACATCCGCAAACTGGGCGAACGCACCCCCTTTGAAGAAATCATCAATCGCAGCGTCAACGAAATGCTGGCCCGGACCATCATCACCTCCCTCACCACGCTTCTGGTGATCCTGGCCATCTTTCTCTTCGGTGGGGTAGTGCTCAGGGACTTTGCCCTGGCCCTTCTCCTGGGGGTTATCGTGGGAACCTACAGTTCGGTCTTCGTGGCCAGTCCCATCGTCTATCTGTGGCACAGGGGCAAAACTCCGCGCCTGGGAGGGGAGTAA